A window from Populus trichocarpa isolate Nisqually-1 chromosome 3, P.trichocarpa_v4.1, whole genome shotgun sequence encodes these proteins:
- the LOC7497814 gene encoding uncharacterized protein LOC7497814 has translation MDNRIWNLGFAADYPSNAFKILGSSLSVGAAGTKYSADTVLRLDSPGSSVPSGFSSKGIKRKWNLINGSMGQNVGSSLSLGLGRSSSSSDSKGSSATACTSMSSAIETDEESSMDLDFSLHLGHEKMLSPKKPARSYLKGMEPKVDLELGLSTGPSESDVTSIHPPSSSLEFAFDMPLAMGGASNVNEGSTSCSWKSGITLLPLQISSNKEASFFFNQIPRTRDPTPSFPDHSSSVITTPKSSVTCTSGISQQQQPYQRGTSLKLCQVEGCGKGARGASGRCISHGGGRRCRKAGCLKGAEGRTVYCKAHGGGRRCEFLGCTKSAEGRTDFCIAHGGGRRCSHEGCTRAARGKSGLCIRHGGGKRCQKENCTKSAEGLSGLCISHGGGRRCQFLGCTKGAQGSTMFCKAHGGGKRCTAPGCSKGAEGSTPFCKGHGGGKRCAFQGGGVCTKSVHGGTNFCVAHGGGKRCAAPECTKSARGRTQFCVRHGGGKRCKFEGCGKSAQGSTDYCKAHGGGKRCSWGHSGSEYGNQPTGPCNSFARGKTGLCALHSGLVLDKRVHGGVTLGPMVQDPKISQSEKMKEVVTAEDMTIDIVKMGTSAAASTGRTTTDLKHFGDSSTPISVREAGLSSIPVFVSEGRVRGGSLMAMIAGGFGVGSSSNQVVAGDPSEPKKSYVIHQNWM, from the coding sequence ATGGATAACAGGATCTGGAACCTGGGTTTCGCCGCTGATTACCCTTCAAATGCATTCAAGATTTTGGGCAGTTCGTTGTCTGTTGGAGCAGCTGGCACCAAATACAGTGCTGATACTGTCTTGCGCCTTGACTCCCCAGGATCTTCAGTCCCATCTGGCTTTTCTTCGAAGGGAATTAAGCGGAAGTGGAATTTGATTAATGGATCCATGGGCCAAAATGTTGGTTCTTCACTATCTCTTGGGCTTGGCCGCTCCTCAAGCTCTTCAGATAGCAAGGGGAGTTCAGCAACTGCTTGCACATCAATGTCTTCTGCCATAGAAACTGATGAAGAGTCCTCGATGGATCTTGACTTCTCTCTCCATCTTGGCCATGAGAAGATGTTGAGCCCAAAGAAGCCTGCTCGTTCATATCTCAAGGGAATGGAGCCCAAGGTTGACTTGGAGTTGGGTCTCTCCACTGGTCCTTCTGAATCTGATGTTACGAGCATCCATCCACCCTCAAGTTCACTTGAATTTGCCTTTGATATGCCATTGGCTATGGGTGGAGCATCAAATGTGAATGAAGGATCGACATCATGTAGTTGGAAATCAGGGATTACATTGCTTCCATTGCAGATTTCCTCCAACAAAGAAGCTAGCTTCTTCTTCAACCAGATTCCAAGAACTAGGGATCCTACTCCCAGTTTTCCAGACCACTCATCTAGTGTGATAACAACACCAAAAAGTTCAGTCACCTGTACTTCTGGGATAAGTCAGCAGCAACAGCCATATCAACGCGGCACTAGTTTAAAGTTATGTCAGGTTGAGGGTTGTGGAAAGGGTGCCAGAGGTGCTTCTGGCCGTTGTATTTCACATGGCGGAGGCCGAAGGTGTCGGAAAGCTGGTTGTCTCAAGGGAGCTGAGGGCCGAACAGTGTACTGCAAGGCCCATGGGGGTGGTCGCCGCTGTGAATTCCTTGGTTGCACAAAAAGTGCAGAAGGTCGCACAGATTTTTGTATTGCGCATGGTGGTGGCCGGAGATGCAGTCATGAGGGCTGCACTCGAGCTGCCAGGGGAAAATCTGGTCTGTGCATCCGACATGGTGGTGGTAAGAGGTGCCAGAAAGAAAATTGCACGAAGAGTGCAGAAGGCCTCTCTGGTCTTTGCATTTCGCATGGAGGTGGTCGTCGATGCCAATTCTTAGGATGCACCAAAGGAGCACAAGGGAGCACTATGTTCTGCAAGGCACACGGTGGGGGGAAACGCTGCACGGCTCCAGGATGCAGCAAGGGCGCTGAAGGGAGCACACCTTTTTGTAAAGGCCATGGAGGAGGGAAAAGATGTGCGTTCCAAGGTGGTGGGGTTTGTACTAAGAGTGTACATGGAGGGACCAACTTCTGTGTGGCACATGGAGGTGGAAAGAGGTGTGCTGCACCTGAGTGCACAAAAAGTGCAAGAGGACGGACACAATTTTGTGTCCGCCATGGTGGTGGAAAAAGGTGCAAGTTTGAAGGATGTGGCAAAAGTGCACAAGGCAGCACCGATTACTGCAAGGCGCATGGTGGAGGAAAGAGATGCTCTTGGGGTCATTCTGGATCAGAATATGGTAATCAACCTACTGGTCCTTGTAACTCATTCGCTAGGGGTAAGACAGGTCTCTGTGCACTTCACAGTGGCTTGGTGCTGGACAAGAGGGTTCATGGTGGTGTCACCTTGGGACCTATGGTCCAGGACCCCAAGATTAGCCAGTCTGAGAAGATGAAAGAAGTTGTCACTGCAGAGGACATGACCATTGATATTGTGAAGATGGGTACTAGTGCAGCGGCTTCAACAGGCAGAACTACTACTGATTTGAAACATTTTGGAGACTCAAGCACTCCTATATCTGTAAGAGAAGCAGGTCTCTCATCAATTCCGGTTTTTGTATCAGAAGGCAGGGTGCGTGGTGGCAGTTTGATGGCAATGATTGCTGGTGGTTTTGGTGTTGGCTCAAGCAGCAACCAAGTTGTAGCTGGAGATCCATCAGAGCCTAAAAAATCATATGTGATTCATCAGAACTGGATGTAA
- the LOC7458210 gene encoding protein PAM71, chloroplastic, which yields MPSLTLSESSLMAHSLPPCPKPLKPQTLCFLPLNSFSKKHNSSKFSYGNHPSSIFSRFSRQCCVNSFEETFGLVLSKHSKNRDGLGLRDLGCKNYQNTTGTVSVKSLVKKKSLRENHTVASAPSNGGFLKILLIFGYLTLQGSRPAVAGTDISTALQSIPYLGDLGDISTGFASAFLLIFFSELGDKTFFIAALLAARNSAPIVFTGTFGALAVMTIISVVLGRTFHYVDEILPFRLGETDLPVDDIAAVCLLVYFGVSTLIDATSSDGLKAEDEQKEAELAVSELSGNGTGILAAANTIISTFLLVFVAEWGDKSFFSTVALAAASSPLGVIGGALAGHGVATLIAVLGGSLLGAFLSEKAIAYIGGVLFLVFAAVTLVEIVS from the exons ATGCCAAGCTTAACGCTCTCAGAGAGCAGTTTGATGGCACATTCATTGCCCCCATGTCCTAAACCTCTTAAACCACAAACCCTTTGCTTCCTACCTTTGAATTCTTTCTCCAAGAAACACAACTCTTCTAAGTTTTCCTATGGAAACCACCCAAGTTCTATTTTCTCCAG GTTTTCAAGACAATGCTGCGTGAACTCATTTGAAGAGACATTTGGACTTGTTTTATCGAAGCATTCTAAGAATCGGGATGGCCTT GGGCTTAGGGACCTTGGTTGCAAGAATTACCAAAACACCACAGGAACAGTTTCAGTTAAATCACTAGTGAAGAAAAAGTCATTAAGGGAGAATCATACGGTGGCCTCTGCACCATCAAATGGCGGTTTTCTGAAGATTTTGTTGATCTTTGGATATCTAACACTTCAAGGCTCTCGGCCAGCAGTTGCTGGAACAGATATCTCAACTGCATTGCAATCAATTCCTTATTTAGGGGACCTTGGTGATATTAGCACAGGTTTTGCTTCA GCATTCTTGCTTATATTTTTCTCTGAACTCGGGGATAAGACATTTTTTATTGCT GCACTTTTAGCAGCTAGGAATTCTGCTCCCATTGTTTTCACAGGAACATTTGGTGCACTTGC GGTGATGACTATCATATCTGTTGTTCTTGGAAGAACTTTCCACTATGTTGATGAAATCCTTCCATTCAG GTTGGGTGAGACTGATTTGCCTGTTGATGATATTGCTGCAGTTTGCCTTCTG GTCTATTTTGGGGTTTCAACACTTATTGATGCCACATCAAGTGATGGTCTAAAGGCAGAAGATGAACAAAAGGAg GCTGAGTTAGCAGTTTCGGAGTTATCAGGAAATGGCACTGGGATTTTAGCTGCTGCTAACACCATTATCAGCACTTTCCTCTTGGTTTTTGTTGCGGAATGGGGTGACAAATCATTTTTCTCGACGGTTG CACTTGCAGCAGCTTCTTCACCTCTTGGTGTCATTGGTGGAGCCCTGGCTGGTCATGGTGTTGCAACTTTG ATTGCAGTTTTGGGAGGTTCTTTACTTGGGGCATTCTTATCAGAAAAG GCCATTGCTTACATTGGAGGAGTTCTTTTTCTTGTCTTTGCTGCTGTAACATTGGTTGAGATTGTGAGTTAa
- the LOC7458211 gene encoding disease resistance response protein 206, with amino-acid sequence MAATKLILALLLFLLVCSSSIASSKNSRRPKPCRRLVLYFHDIIYNGKNAKNATSAIVGSPAWGNKTNLAIPNRFGDVVIFDDPITLDSDLRSTPIGRAQGLYLYDKKEILTAWFGFSFVFNSTQLKGTINFAGADDIMKTTRDLSVVGGTGDFFMTRGIATLMTDAYEDDRYFRLRVDVQLYECF; translated from the coding sequence ATGGCAGCTACAAAACTCATTTTAgctcttctcctcttccttcTAGTTTGTAGCTCCAGTATTGCCAGCAGCAAAAACAGCAGAAGACCCAAGCCATGTAGAAGGCTAGTGCTCTACTTCCATGACATTATATACAATGGAAAGAACGCAAAGAATGCAACATCAGCAATAGTGGGTTCACCAGCTTGGGGTAACAAGACCAATTTGGCTATACCAAATCGTTTTGGAGACGTGGTTATTTTTGATGACCCCATTACTCTAGACAGCGATCTTCGCTCCACCCCCATCGGACGAGCACAAGGGCTTTACTTGTATGACAAGAAAGAAATTTTAACTGCTTGGTTTggtttctcttttgttttcaactcaACACAGCTTAAGGGTACTATAAACTTTGCTGGGGCGGATGATATAATGAAGACTACTAGAGATCTTTCTGTTGTCGGCGGTACCGGTGATTTCTTCATGACTCGAGGGATAGCGACATTGATGACCGATGCATACGAGGATGATCGGTACTTCCGGCTTCGTGTTGATGTTCAATTATACGAATGCTTTTAG
- the LOC7497815 gene encoding (S)-8-oxocitronellyl enol synthase CYC2 produces MSWCWWSGATDAAKKEDEATRGCQSVALIIGVTGIVGNSLAEILPLSDTPGGPWKVHGVARRSRPNWNQDHPVEYIQCDIADTAQTQSKLSKLTDVTHIFYVTWASKDTEVENCEINGLMFRNVLQAVIPNAPNLRHVCLQTGGKHYLGPFELLGKIEAHDPPFTEDLPRLNDFPNFYYTLEDVMYEEVAKKEGVTWSVHRPDVIFGFSPHSLMNMIVTISVYAAICKHEGAPLIFPGTKEAWNSYAIASDANLIAEHEIWACVEPKAKNEAFNIHNGDIFKWKHLWTVLAQEFGIEKYGFVEGESSVTFAEKMKDKGPVWEEIVKKNQLLANKLEQVGGWWFGDLMFSGPGCVTSMNKAKEHGFLGFRNSKKSFVSWIHKMRAYKVVP; encoded by the exons atgagctGGTGCTGGTGGTCTGGTGCAACTGACGCTGCCAAG AAAGAAGATGAAGCAACACGAGGCTGCCAAAGCGTAGCCTTGATTATAGGAGTTACCGGGATTGTCGGCAACAGTTTGGCGGAGATCCTCCCACTCTCCGACACACCTGGTGGCCCATGGAAAGTCCACGGCGTGGCTCGTCGTTCCCGGCCCAACTGGAACCAGGATCACCCAGTGGAGTACATTCAGTGCGACATTGCTGATACAGCCCAGACCCAATCCAAGCTTTCTAAACTCACTGATGTGACCCACATCTTCTATGTTACCTGGGCCAGCAAAGACACGGAGGTCGAGAACTGTGAGATTAACGGCCTCATGTTCCGTAACGTTCTCCAGGCTGTGATACCTAATGCTCCCAATCTTCGTCATGTCTGCCTCCAAACCGGAGGGAAGCACTATCTTGGTCCTTTTGAGTTGTTAGGCAAGATTGAAGCTCATGATCCACCTTTCACGGAAGACTTGCCCAGACTAAATGATTTTCCCAATTTTTATTACACGTTGGAAGATGTTATGTACGAGGAAGTGGCAAAGAAAGAAGGAGTGACTTGGTCTGTTCACCGGCCTGATGTTATCTTTGGGTTTTCGCCTCATAGCTTGATGAACATGATTGTGACTATTTCTGTTTACGCTGCAATATGCAAGCACGAGGGAGCTCCGCTAATCTTTCCTGGAACGAAAGAGGCGTGGAATAGTTATGCAATTGCTTCAGACGCGAATTTGATCGCAGAGCATGAAATTTGGGCGTGTGTGGAGCCTAAAGCAAAAAATGAAGCTTTTAATATTCACAACGGAGATATATTCAAATGGAAGCATCTGTGGACGGTTTTAGCGCAAGAGTTTGGGATTGAAAAGTATGGATTTGTGGAAGGGGAGAGTAGTGTAACTTTTGCGGAGAAGATGAAAGACAAGGGACCAGTGTGGGAGGAAATTGTGAAGAAGAATCAGCTACTGGCTAACAAGCTGGAACAAGTTGGGGGATGGTGGTTTGGAGATTTGATGTTCAGTGGACCGGGTTGTGTCACGAGTATGAACAAGGCTAAGGAACATGGATTTTTGGGATTTCGGAATTCCAAGAAATCATTTGTTTCTTGGATACACAAGATGAGAGCTTATAAGGTTGTGCCTTGA